The Bernardetia sp. ABR2-2B DNA window TTCGTTTTGGAAATATCAGTTCTGCCAAAACACAATGGCTTGTTCGTGGTGTAGTAAAAGGAATTGGAGATTATGGAAATGCTTTCGGAATACCAACAGTAGGTGGAGAAGTTTATTTTGATGAATGTTATAATGTAAACCCTTTGGTAAATGCTTTTTCGGCAGGAATTGTAGAAACAGATAAAATTGCTTCTGCTATTTCGTTTGGCGTAGGAAACCCAGTATATATTGTAGGTTCTGCAACAGGAAAAGATGGAATACATGGAGCTTCATTTGCCTCAAAGGATATTTCAGATGATTCTATAAAAGACCTTCCAGCCGTACAGGTAGGCGACCCTTTTCAAGAAAAACTACTTTTAGAAGCAACTTTAGAAGCCATTGCCACAGGACATTTGATAGGAATCCAAGATATGGGAGCAGCAGGAATCACTTGTTCGACTTCTGAAATGAGTGCAAAAGGAGAACACGGAATGAAAATCTATTTGGATAAAGTTCCGACAAGACAAAAAAACATGCAGCCTTTTGAGATTTTGCTTTCAGAATCACAAGAACGTATGCTTATTGTTATCAAGAAAGGAAAAGAAGCCGAGCTACAAGCTATTTTTGATAAATGGGACTTGAATTGCGCTCAAATTGGAGAAGTAACTGATACAAAAAGATTAGAGTTTTATGTAAATGATGAACTAGTAGCTGATGTTCCTGCCGATGATTTAGTTTTGGGTGGTGGTGCGCCAGTGTATCATAGAGAATATACAGAACCAGAATATTACAAAGAATTTCAGCAGTTTCAGATAGATGAAATAGAAGAGCCAGAAGACGAAAAATTACCAGAAATAGCTAAATTCTTAATTGGACATCCAAATATTGCTTCTCGTCGTTGGATTGCAGAACAGTACGATTCAATGGTCGGAACGGCAAATACATCAACGAATGAGCCTTCTGATGCTGCCATTGTAAACGTAAAAGGAACAAACAAAAATATTGTTATTTCGGTAGATTGTAATTCTCGTTATGTAAATTCAGACCCTGAAAAAGGAACAACAATAGCTGTTTGTGAAGCTGCAAGAAATATTGTTTGTAGTGGTGGAGAGCCTGTTGCGATTACAAATTGTCTGAATTTTGGAAATCCATATATTCCAGAAGTATATTGGCATTTTGTAGGAGCGATAAAGGGAATGAAAACAGCTTGTGAAAGATTGGGTACGCCAGTAACAGGTGGAAATGTAAGTTTTTATAATCAGTCTTCTGATGAAGGACCTGTTTTTCCTACTCCGACAATCGGAATGTTAGGTCTTTTGGAAGATATTAATCTCAAAATGACTCTTGATTTCAAAAATGAAGGCGATATTATTTATCAATTAGGAACATCAAGAAATGATATTTCTTGTTCGGAATATTTGTACTCGTATCATAATTACAAAGCCTCTCCTGCTCCTTTTATTGATTTGGAAGAAGAAGCAAAACTTCAAGAAACGATTTTAGAGCTTATCAAAAACAAACTTATCGTTTCTGCTCACGACATTTCGGACGGTGGGCTTTTCGTAACGCTTACAGAATCTGCAATGGCAGCAAATAAAGATTTAGGTTTTTCTGTAAAGACTACTTCTCACAAAGTCCGTAAAGATGCTTTTTGGTTCGGAGAAAGTCAGAGTAGAGTAGTTGTTTCGGTTTCTAAAGATAAGAAAGAAGAGTTTGAGACAATGCTAAATAATCAGAATGTAGCTTTTTCAGAGCTTGGAAGTGTAGTTTCTGAAAAAGTATGTCAAGTAGATGGAAATATTTGGCTGTCAGTTGATGATGCAAAACAAGAATTTGAAGCTACTTTACCGAAGTATTTGAATTAATTTTTTGTATAACAGACTTCCCAGTCTGTTGAATTTAAAGTAAAACAAAAAGGATATGGAATTTTTTATGGTTCTGTATCCTTTTTTTTATTGCAAAAATAATTTAACGGACTACAACCAATTGAAAGTATCAGCTATTGTTTCATGAACCTTCTGCATAGTTGTTTCGTTTATCATTCCTATTTTTTTTATAAATCTATCTTTATCGTTATAGATAGGCTGTACTTGCCAACAATCAACAGCAAATATTTTTTCTAGGTTAGGATTATCATTATTTTCTATTTTTACTATTGATTTTGATGAGATATAATCTTCTTTCCAATCAATAAGAGGCAAAACGGCTATAAATGAAAATGAAACTCCTACGGTAGTTATTACTGCAAATACCATTTTGTCTTTTTCATTTTTAATAATTTTGGGTAAATTGACTAGCCATATTTCTCCTTTTTTCATGCTTTATAAAAGTTTAGTGCCTCTAAAATAGCTTTTGTATAAAAAATAAGACTTAAAATACAGAAGATTTGTTGAATCTCCAATCATTATAGCTAATCAAAAAAATGGAAATACTGAAAAAACCTGCAAGGAGTATATGAATTAAGATTTTTAATTTTGATGTTTTTATTAGATGGATTATAAAACACAAAATAAAACCAAAAAACTTATGAACTTCAGAAAAGCCACAAAAGAAGATATTTCAATAATCGTAGAAATGATTGCTGATGACGAATTGGGAAAAAAGAGAGAAAACTTTCAGAATCCTCTACCACAAGAATACATAAAAGCATTCGAAGAAATAAATGCTGACAAGAATCAAGAGCTAATTATAGTCCAAGACGAGAATAATGAGATTATAGGAACTTTACAACTCTCATTTATCCAATATTTAACTTATCGTGGTGGAATTAGAGCGCAAATAGAAGCTGTTAGAATCCGAAAAGACAAAAGAGGAATCGGACTTGGAAAAACAATGTTTGAATGGGCTATTAATAGAGCAAAAGAGCGAAATGCACATCTATTACAACTCACAACAGACAAACAAAGACCACAAGCTATTAAATTCTATGAAGATTTGGGTTTTAAAGCGACGCACGAGGGAATGAAAATACACTTTTAGCAAAAAAAGGCTACAGAATTTAAAAACTCTGTAACCTTTTTTATTAGAAAATTTTACCTCAATAAAACATCAAGAGTTTCTATTTTTTCTCAAACCACTTTTCATAAACTTTTTGCTGTTTTTTAGAAGGATTATCTATTTTATCAATTCTATATCCTTTTGTATCATCAGCTTCTAATTTGATAGTTAGTGTTTGCAAAAGTCCATCACGAGCAATCAATAAAACGACTTCTTCGCCTACGCCTTTGTATTGTAAAATCTCTGCAAGTTCGCCATTCGAAGTAACTCTAAAGTTATCTGCTGCAATAATTTCATCATTTACATTCAAACCTTGCTTGTAAGCTGCGCCATCTCGCTCTGTACTTCTTACTTTTAAGTTTCCTCCACTTTCAGAAGTTCTTATTCCTAAGGTTGCTTTTGAGGTGTTTTCAGAAACCATAAGTTTAAGACCAGCATAACCCAAATAAGTCGCATAATCTGGCACTTGAGTTCCATAAACTACATTATCAAAAAATGATTTGAAAGGCTTTCCTGCAATAATTCCTACAGCTGCCTGAAACTCTTCATCTGTATAACCTCTTTTCTGTTTTTTGTAATATTCATTATACAAATAACGCATTACATCATCAAGATTTTTCTTAGCATCCGTACTTTCAATAATCATTAAATCCAACATCGCAGCATAAACACTTCCTTGTCCATAATACGAAACCGTCGTATTTCCAGAATTTTCATTTGGGCGATAGGCTTTTATCCACGCATCAAAACTTGCTTCTGTAACTGGCTGAACGTGTCTTCCTTTTTTATTTTCTGCTGCCGAAATATTTCCAGAAAGTGTATTTAGATAATAATTATCATCTACAAAACCTGCTCTAGTCAAAAGCAATTCGTCATAATAAGAAGTAAAACCCTCAAAAATCCAGAGCAAATTAGTGTGTTGTTCTTGTGTATAATCATAATTGGTAAGCGCAAAAGGACGCAAACGCTTTACATTCCAAAGATGAAAATATTCGTGAGCTACCAAACCCAAAAAGCCTAAATAACCACGCTGAGTTCCATACGACATTCTATCGACAACCAAACTAGTAGAGTTGAGGTGTTCTAATCCACCACCACCACGAGCTGAATTATGAACAAGAAATTTATAATCTTCTGCTGGATTTTCGCCCCATACTTTTGTTGCAGCTTCTACTACTTTAGCCATATCTTTTGTGATTTTGGCTTCATCATAGTTTCCTTTTCCATACATCACAACTGAATGTTTTACACCTGCTGCTTCAAACTCTAAGATTTCTTGATTACCAATTTCGATAGGAGAATCTGCCAAAATATCATAATTTGGAATTTCAAAAATATTTTCTTTTCCATCCTTATTTTTTAACGATGTAGAAATTGTTTTCCAATCATTTGGCTTTTCGATTTCTAAGGTTGCCTGTTCATTTTTCATTCCATCTACATACATAAAAATACTTGTAGGAATAAGTGCAGCGTGAGAAGCATCAATAAAACTTGTTCTTACAGAATGCTCAAAACCATAGACATCATACATAATTTTGACACTTGATTTGCCGTTAGTTTTAACTCTCCATACATTTTTTGAGATTTTCTCAATATCAGAATCAGATTTTACGCTCTCTAAACCTTTAGCAAATTCACGAATGAGGTACGACCCTGGAGCCCAAACAGGCATTACAAAATCGATACTTTCTTTGTCTTTAATTTCATTTACCTCAATTGTAACACTCGTATAATGTGTTTGAGGAGCAGGAAACTCTATTTTATAATTTATTTTTTGAGAAAAACTTGAAAATGAAATACTTGTAAAAAGTAATACTAGGAGAAATACTGATAAAACAGTTTTAAAATTTCGGAATAACATATTGATTAGGTTAGTTTCGAAACCCTAAAGAGCTTCCTTTAGAGTTTAAATAATTGAAAACGATAGAACAAGTAGGCAAGTTAAGTGTTTTTTTTTATTCTATATTTTTAAAAAAATCAAAAATTCCCATTTTTGAAATTAAAAAAATAGGTCAAAGAGAGTGTAAAGTCACACATTTTATTTTTGTGCGTTCGTTCTAAGTAACTACAAACAGGTTCTTCTTCAACAATTTCATTTGTTATTCTTAATATCTATCAATATCATATATTTTATTAGTTTCATACATTTGTTGTATATCTTTTTTAGACATCATATATAGCGATTCTGCATAATTTGGATCTATGTCTATATCACTAATACCTGATGCTTTGTTTGTTTCATATTCATTCTGAACTACTAGAATACTGTCTTTTGATACTTCGATTACTTTGAAAGTGCTATACATTCCTACTTCAGTAGTGTATTTATAAACATCATTTTTTTGAGGAGTTTTTAAATAAGATTTAAAGTTTTGTTCGCTTTGGTAATCTGAATAAGCTATACCACCAATTAGAAGAGCAATAAGAAGTAAGCCTATAAATTGCCATGCTGGAGTAGTAGTTTCTTTTTTTAGTTCTTGCGATTTAGTTTTAAGCTGCTCAGGTACATTCTTTTTATCCAAAACCTCTTGGCAATTTTGGCATTGCATAGCGACTGTTTTTCCAAAAGGAAATAAAGGAATCCAAAAAATATGAGCGTGTCTAGAATATGCACTCATAATAACAGAATCTTCTGATTTGCAAATAGGACAAACAATTCCTTTTGGTTGTTCTGTTTTTAGATGTTTTGAGCCTGTTCCGTAAATTAGCATAAGAAATAAGTAAGTTTGAAGTAAATTATAATCAGACAAAGCTAACAAGAACTTGAATTAAAATAGTTCATTTCATATAAAGTAATTTCAAAATGAAAAACTCCTCTATTTTCAAACAATGAAAACAAAGGAGTTTTTTAATACTCAAAGTTATTAAAAAGCTTTTCTTTTTCGATTTTCCTTATTTTTAGATACTTTTTTATTTCTCTATTCAAAAAGCCTCCTTGGGCAGTAAAAATACGTAGTCAAAACGTTTTGACAGGATTATAAATAGATTTTCCATAAAGAGAAGAAGGATAAAATATAGCTGTCTTATTTTCAAAATAATTCCAGTTTACTCTATCAAAATGATAATTTTTATCTAACCAATTCTTTACTATTTCATAATTTCTAATACCAAATAGATTGAAACAATTCTTATTTCCAAAGACATCTAAAAAAGTTACAATGTCTATTGCTTCTCCTGTTTTTTCATCAATATAAAATGCTACTATTTCTATTTCAGAAATATACATTTTCCAATATATTTCCTCCCTGCCAATAAGGCAAATAGAATCTTCATTGATTTGCAAATACTCATAGTATTCTCTTACCGTTTCCACAAACTATTATTTTAAGATAAATAGACAAAATGGATAATTTCTTATGTTATGATTAAGAAATTATCCATTTTCAACTTTTCACTCTCAATTATCTCTACACTTTATTAATAGCTACTTTCTGCAAAATTCCATCAATGATATTTCGTGTTGTGATTCCTTCTGCTTCTGCTTCAAAATTAAGGATAATACGGTGTCCGAAAATATCATAAATTACTTCTTTAATATCTTCTGGAATTACATAATCTCTTCCCTCCATAAATGCCATTGCCTTTGCAGCACGATTGAGCGCAATACCAGCACGAGGTGAAACGCCAAACTGAACATATTTTGCTTCTTCTTTTAAGCCATAATCTTTAGGAAAACGACTTGCAAAAATAAGCTCTACTACATACTCTTCAAGCTGTTCATTCATTTTTACTTGATTGATGGCTTCACGAATTGCAAAAACTTCATCACTAGAAAGGACTGGATTTACGTCTTCTTTATAATTCGTATTTGCCATACGACGCATAATTTCTAATTCCGATTTTTTATCTGGATAGGTAATAAAAACTTTCATCATAAAACGATCGACTTGTGCTTCTGGAAGTGGATATGTTCCCTCTTGATCGACTGGATTTTGTGTTGCCAATACCAAAAATGGCTTATCCAACTTAAAAGTAGTTTCTCCAATCGTAACTTGACGCTCTTGCATCGCCTCCAAAAGTGCAGCCTGTACCTTGGCAGGAGAACGGTTGATTTCATCAGCAAGAATGATATTTGAAAAAATAGGTCCTTTCTTTACCTCAAATTCCCCCTTTGTTTGGTTATAAATCATTGTTCCGATAAGGTCAGCAGGAAGAAGGTCTGGCGTAAACTGAATACGTTGGAAGCCTAAATCTAATACTTTTGCAAGTGTATTGACTGTCAAAGTTTTGGCAAGACCAGGGACACCTTCTAAAAGTACGTGTCCTTGTGTAAAAAGTCCAATCAAAAGACGATTGACCATATAACGCTGTCCAACGACAACTTTTCCCATTTCTGTATAAACCTGTTCTATTTTAGCCCTAAGTTCTTGATTATCAGCAGTCATATTATTTGAGTAGTGAACAGTTACAACTGTTCTTTTTTAAATTCCTATATTTTTTACTCTGACAACTTGGAAGTTATCAGCTACATGTACAAAGATTTGTTTAAAAATTGTATTTTGCAAATCCTAATCATTTCTTTCTGTTTTCTTTTAGTTTCTTTTCAGAAAGATAACTAATAATTAGCTATCTTTTGTCAATCCATTTTTTTTTAAGAAATTTGCATAAATAAATTTAGAAGTTAGATTTTAGAAATTAGAATTTAACATCTTAATACAATACAACTTACTTTCCAATCTCTCTCTTGCAAAAAAATACTTCTCAATCTCTTCTTGAAAGGGTAAAAGAAACCCAAACCGAACCTACAAAGGCTTTTCAACGATTGCTTTTTGTAATGGACGACCTACGTCAGAACTGTCCTTGGGACAAAAAACAGACCTTAGAATCACTTCGTTACCTTACGATTGAAGAAGTATATGAACTTTCTGATGCTATTCTTTCTCAAAAAGACCAAAAGGATAAATCTGAAATAAAAAAAGAATTAGGAGATTTGATGTTGCATTTGGTTTTTTATTCCAAAATTGCTTCTGAAACTGATGATTTTGATATTACTGATGTTTTGAATTCTGTTTGTGAAAAACTTATTCATCGTCATCCTCATATTTATAGTGATGTAATTGCAGAAACCGAAAAGGAAGTAAAGCTAAATTGGGAAAGAATTAAATTACAAGAAAAAAGTAATTCTGATAATTCAAATTCTGACCAAAAAACAAAAAGTCTTTTTGAGGGTGTTCCCAAATCTATGCCTGCACTTGTAAAAGCAATCCGAATTCAAGAAAAAGCTCGTGGAGTGGGTTTTGACTGGGATAAGGCAAGTGATGTTTGGGAAAAAGTAAAAGAAGAAGAACAAGAACTCTTTGAACATATTGATACTTCAAATGACGAAGTTCATAAAGTAACTAATCAAGAAGAAGCCGAACAAGAATTTGGAGATTTACTTTTTTCGATGATTAATTATGCTCGTTTTTTGGGTATAAACCCTGAAAATGCACTTGAAAAAACAAATCGCAAATTTATCAGTCGCTTTGAGTTTTTGGAAACAGAAGCATACAAAGACGGAAAAAAACTAGAAAAAATGACCTTGGCCGAAATGGAAAGTTATTGGCAAAAGGCAAAAAAAATATAACCAATAAAATAATAATTCAAAACCCTAAGGGTCTTGAAGCCCCTTAGGGTTTACTGGAAAATAGGGAAATAATACATAACACATGGAACTAACTACACAAGCTATTGCCAATTTGGTAGGTGGAAAAGTGGAAGGAGATGAGAAGGCAAAAATCAATACGGTTGCCAAAATACAAGAAGGTACAGTAGGTGCGATTGCTTTTTTGGCTAATCCAAAATACGAAAATTTCATTTATGAAACACAAGCAACGGCTGTTTTGGTAAGTGAAACCTTCGAAGCCAAAGAAACAATTTCTACTACACTTATTCGTGTTCCTGATGCTTATACAGCTTTTGGAAAACTACTTGCAGCTTATCAACAAATGACACAGATGAAAAAAGTAGGCATCGAAAAACCTTCTTTTCAATCTAGCACAAGTGATTTGGGCGAAGATGTGTATTTGGGAGCATTTAGTTATGTAGGTGAAAACACGAAGATAGGAAATAACGTAAAGGTTTACCCCAACTCATACATTGGAGATAATTGTAAGATAGATGATGATACAATTATTTATGCAGGAGTAAAAATCTATTCTAATACTCAAATCGGTAAAAACTGTGTCATTCATTCAGGAGCAGTTTTGGGAAGTGATGGTTTTGGTTTTGCACCTCAAAAAGATGGTTCTTATGAGCCTATTCCTCAAATCGGAAATGTAATTTTAGAAGATAATGTCAGTATTGGTGCAAATGCTGCCATTGATTGTGCTACAATGGGCTCTACGCTCATCAAAAAAGGTGTAAAGATTGATAATTTGGTTCAGATTGCTCATAATGTTCAGATAGGACAAAATACTGTCATTGCTGCACAAAGTGGCGTTTCTGGTTCTTCTGAATTAGGAAAAAACTGTATTTTGGCTGGACAAGTAGGAGTAGTCGGGCATATAAAAATAGCCGATAGAGTAACCGTAGCAGCACAAAGTGGTGTTTCGAAAAGTTATAATAAAGAAGGAGGAAATCTTTTGGGTTCTCCTGCCAACGAACACCAACAACAAATCAAAAACTTTGTAGTAATGAAAAACTTATCTTCTCTAAAGAAAAAAGTAGATGATTTGGATAGGAAAGTGAATGGATAATTGTGAATGAAATGAATTTAGCAGAATTAGTTTATTTGGGTAATTTTGAAGAAGCAAGTAAGATTACTCTTAAAATATCCCCTCAACAAATTTATGAGTCATTAAGAGAGAAAGCTCATGAAGAAATTGATATAGTTTTTTATGGTTTTTTCGTCCACTTACTCCTTCATAGACCGAAAAAAGATTTGGCTGAATTACACCATAATGTAAGCCTATTGCTTTTTCTAGACTTACGAAGTATTAATGGTGCATATGATTTAGCTGAATACCATATAAAGGAAGCTATTAAATATGACCCAGAAGATGAAGACTATCATAGATATTTGGAACATTTAAAAAGTATTCCTCGTTAATACCTCCGTTCAGCTTGGAATTGAATAAAATTGTTAAGCGTAGCCCCTCCAAGTCGATTTGATTCTGTGGTGGCAACGTTGTAAAATTTAAGTGAAAAATATAATTTTTGCAATTTAAAATTGCCTTTTTTACGTTGATAAAATCACGTTGTAGGAAGTCTGCAACTACGATTTATCAGCTTGACAAATCTTAGATTTGCAGGTCAAGTAGGTATTTTGTATTTAATTTTCACAAAATTACTTGAAAATATAAGTCTAAGACTTTCCAACTGATAGGGGTAATTTTTTCATAAATTTAATATTCTTATTCAAGAATGATAGGTTTTATTTAGAAACAGAAAATCTCTTCGTTTAGTATATTCAATAGACTGGAATCAACATTTTCAGAAAAGAGAGAATAATTTATACGGGTTTACGTTCTTCTTCAAAAAACGTAAAATTCTAAACTAAGATAAGCCATGAAACTCTCAACAACAACTTTTCTAACGACTGGATTGATACTAATTTCTTTTACCCTCTTTGCTCAAAATAAAAAAACAACATACTATGATAGCCTAGAAAACATTACGACATGGGAAGCCTACTATGGGCAAGTATTTGAAGGGCGTTACACTCCAAGCTACGACAAACAAAAAAATGAAGGTCGTCTTATCAGAACTTCAGAAGAAGAATATCAAGAACAACTAAAGATAACCAAAGAAGGTATCACCACTACTAAAAGAGTAGGAGAAATTTGCCCAGATTTTGAAGTAGAAGATATAGAAGGAAATAGATATAGTAAAGAAGAGCTTAAAGGCAAAATAATTGTACTCAATTTTTGGTTTATTGGCTGTGCTTCTTGTGAGATGGAACTCTCTGCCCTTAATAAATTAAGAAGCCTTTATTCAGATAACCCAGATGTTATATTTCTTTCATTTGCTAAAAATGACAAAGAAAAGTTAAAAGATTTTTTGCCTTCTCATCCTATAAACTATCAAGTTATTCCAACAGAAAAAAAATACATAAAAAAGAATTTTGTATTAAACGCCTTCCCTACACATATTATAGTAGATGAAAAAGGAGTTATTTCTTACTGCGCTGTGGGTACAGGTATTGGCATTTTAGATATTTTGAAGTCAGAGATTGAATCTATACAAAACCGAAATCAGTAACGAGTAGTTTCAGAGTAAAATGTAGTATATATCAACAATTTGTAATTTACCATTCGCATTACTAACCATTATTCAAAAGAAGTTTTTACCTTTGTAAAACTAATAAACTAAGCCTCTTCGTTATTTCTCTCAAAAACTGATAATAAAGTCATACTAGGCTCAATAACTTGTCTTTAAAACTGTATCATACAAAATATGAAAACCAATCAACACACCATAAAAAAATCTGTAACTGTTTCTGGAATCGGTCTGCACACAGGCGTAAAATCTACCATGACTTTTCTACCAGCCAAACCAAACCATGGAATAAAGTTTTGTAGAATTGATATAGAAGGAAGACCTGTCGTAGATGCAGATGTAGATTTTGTAGTTGATGTATCAAGAGGAACAACCATCGAGAAGGGAGAAGCACGAGTAAATACAGTAGAACATACATTGGCTGCTCTCGTCGGCTTAGAAATCGATAATGTTATGATTGAATTAGACGGTCCCGAACCTCCAATTATGGACGGAAGTTCTATCGATTTTATCAATCATCTGAAAGAAGCAGGTTTGGAAGAACAAAACGTACCTCGTAATTTCTTCGAAATTGATACAAGTATTCATTATACAGATGCTGATAACAATATAGAAATTGCTGCTTTGCCATTAGATAATTATCGCCTTACGGTAATGGTAGATTATAATTCGCCTGTTTTGGGAAGCCAGTATGCAGCCTTGAATGATATTTCAGAGTTTGAAAAAGAAGTGGCTAGTTGTCGTACTTTTTGCTTTTTGCACGAACTAGAAACGCTTTATAATAATAACCTTATTCAAGGTGGCGATTTTGATAATGCTATCGTGATTGTAGATAGAGTTTTATCAGATGAAGAGATGGCAAGATTAGCCAAAATGTTTAATAAAGATAAGATAGAAGTTAAGAAAGAAGGAACACTAAACAACGTAGAACTTCGCTACAAAAACGAACCTGCAAGACATAAACTTTTAGATTTAGTTGGAGATTTGGCTCTTGTTGGTCGTCCTATAAAGGCACAAATTTTGGCTGCAAGACCAGGACATGCTGCAAATGTTGCTTTTGCTAAGAAAATCAAGAAAAGAATACAAAAAGCATCAGGCGTTCAGATTCCGAAGTATGACCCAAAGATGCCACCTGTTTTAGACATCAATCAGATTTCGAAAGTGCTTCCACATCGCTATCCATTTTTGCTTATCGATAAAGTTATTTACTTAGATGAAAATTCTGTTGTAGGAGTAAAAAATGTAACGATGAATGAGCCTTTTTTTCAAGGACACTTTCCAGAAAACCCAGTAATGCCAGGAGTTTTGCAAGTAGAAGCAATGGCACAAACAGGAGGAATCTTAGTTTTGAATACCGTTGATGACCCAAATAATTATTGGTCGTATTTTATTGGTATTGATAATTGTCGTTTCCGTCAGAAGGTTTTACCAGGAGATACTGTTGTCTTTAAGTGTGAGCTAGTTGCACCTATCCGTAGAGGAATTGCCAAAATGAAAGGACAAGCCTACGTAGCAGGAAAGTTAGTTTGTGAGGCTGTCCTTACGGCTGGTATTGTAAAAAAAGATTAATCTTAAAAAGATTTTTATTGAAAAATTGAAACGCATTTGCTTTTTTTGGTAAATGCGTTTTTTATAAAATCAAGTGAAATAAGACGAAGCATATTTTTATAAGACAATACAATTTATTATTTGCTTATAAAAAGAGTAAAATTACTTGTTAATCGTTTCTATGAAATATAAATCATTGAATCATCGTAGTATTTTGTTTGAAAGGGGTATTCAAAACTCTCAAATCAGTAGGTAGTTTTGAAATAAAATCACTCCACTCTGGAATAGTATCTCTGTGGATAGTTGCAAAATAATTTATTGTTTTGTTTTTAACGGTAATTCCTATCTGTAACTGGCAAAAAAGGGAATCAATAGCTCTACTGGGATGATATATAATATGATATTTGAATTGTTTTATGTCATCAAAAGCAATAAATGTATTGCTGTTTTTCCTACTGTTGTGATGTATTACTAGACCTCTTCTTTTGTAATCTATATACATAGAAAACTTTGTCTTTGCATTTTCAATCTGTTTTATAGATTTATTTTCTGTTTTGTATGGTAATGAAAAGTTCATTCCAGCAAACACAGTAATCAGTACGCTTACAAGGAATACTATCATTCCTACCGAAAAACTATGTGCAATAGAGCCAATTATTCCTGATAAAAAAGGCAAAAATAACATGAACAACATAGATAAAGCACAACCAAATTGGTCTTCCATAAACATAGGTTTCTTAGCAAACCCAAAAGTCAGTAACTCTCT harbors:
- the mazG gene encoding nucleoside triphosphate pyrophosphohydrolase; its protein translation is MQKNTSQSLLERVKETQTEPTKAFQRLLFVMDDLRQNCPWDKKQTLESLRYLTIEEVYELSDAILSQKDQKDKSEIKKELGDLMLHLVFYSKIASETDDFDITDVLNSVCEKLIHRHPHIYSDVIAETEKEVKLNWERIKLQEKSNSDNSNSDQKTKSLFEGVPKSMPALVKAIRIQEKARGVGFDWDKASDVWEKVKEEEQELFEHIDTSNDEVHKVTNQEEAEQEFGDLLFSMINYARFLGINPENALEKTNRKFISRFEFLETEAYKDGKKLEKMTLAEMESYWQKAKKI
- the lpxD gene encoding UDP-3-O-(3-hydroxymyristoyl)glucosamine N-acyltransferase, which translates into the protein MELTTQAIANLVGGKVEGDEKAKINTVAKIQEGTVGAIAFLANPKYENFIYETQATAVLVSETFEAKETISTTLIRVPDAYTAFGKLLAAYQQMTQMKKVGIEKPSFQSSTSDLGEDVYLGAFSYVGENTKIGNNVKVYPNSYIGDNCKIDDDTIIYAGVKIYSNTQIGKNCVIHSGAVLGSDGFGFAPQKDGSYEPIPQIGNVILEDNVSIGANAAIDCATMGSTLIKKGVKIDNLVQIAHNVQIGQNTVIAAQSGVSGSSELGKNCILAGQVGVVGHIKIADRVTVAAQSGVSKSYNKEGGNLLGSPANEHQQQIKNFVVMKNLSSLKKKVDDLDRKVNG
- a CDS encoding TlpA disulfide reductase family protein, giving the protein MKLSTTTFLTTGLILISFTLFAQNKKTTYYDSLENITTWEAYYGQVFEGRYTPSYDKQKNEGRLIRTSEEEYQEQLKITKEGITTTKRVGEICPDFEVEDIEGNRYSKEELKGKIIVLNFWFIGCASCEMELSALNKLRSLYSDNPDVIFLSFAKNDKEKLKDFLPSHPINYQVIPTEKKYIKKNFVLNAFPTHIIVDEKGVISYCAVGTGIGILDILKSEIESIQNRNQ
- a CDS encoding bifunctional UDP-3-O-[3-hydroxymyristoyl] N-acetylglucosamine deacetylase/3-hydroxyacyl-ACP dehydratase, translating into MKTNQHTIKKSVTVSGIGLHTGVKSTMTFLPAKPNHGIKFCRIDIEGRPVVDADVDFVVDVSRGTTIEKGEARVNTVEHTLAALVGLEIDNVMIELDGPEPPIMDGSSIDFINHLKEAGLEEQNVPRNFFEIDTSIHYTDADNNIEIAALPLDNYRLTVMVDYNSPVLGSQYAALNDISEFEKEVASCRTFCFLHELETLYNNNLIQGGDFDNAIVIVDRVLSDEEMARLAKMFNKDKIEVKKEGTLNNVELRYKNEPARHKLLDLVGDLALVGRPIKAQILAARPGHAANVAFAKKIKKRIQKASGVQIPKYDPKMPPVLDINQISKVLPHRYPFLLIDKVIYLDENSVVGVKNVTMNEPFFQGHFPENPVMPGVLQVEAMAQTGGILVLNTVDDPNNYWSYFIGIDNCRFRQKVLPGDTVVFKCELVAPIRRGIAKMKGQAYVAGKLVCEAVLTAGIVKKD